From Candidatus Amoebophilus asiaticus 5a2, the proteins below share one genomic window:
- the miaA gene encoding tRNA (adenosine(37)-N6)-dimethylallyltransferase MiaA → MKAQSLPNKYLIVVVGPTAVGKTDLCIYIAQYFKTEIISADSRQYYQCMRIGTAQPTIAQRQEVRHHFIDCFPINTFYSAGKFGKESLDLINDLFNKHQYLLLTGGSGLYIQAVCEGLDEMPEISLEIRGYFNNKYKKEGLSALVKELSIQDPDYYKIVDLNNPQRVIRALEVCMATGKPYSQFRLQKKEEHVRPFKMIKIGLNLDRNLLYQRIDQRVDQMMEQGLLEEVRALYPYRDCNALQTVGYQELFGYLDKRYTLEEAISLIKRNTRRYAKRQLTWFTRQTDIKWFSPNELEAIIGYIHAFTGDIGIS, encoded by the coding sequence ATGAAAGCACAATCACTACCAAATAAATATCTTATTGTAGTAGTAGGACCTACAGCTGTAGGAAAGACCGACCTTTGTATATATATAGCTCAGTATTTTAAAACTGAAATTATTTCGGCTGATTCTAGACAGTACTACCAATGCATGCGTATAGGCACAGCACAACCTACTATAGCGCAGCGGCAAGAAGTAAGGCATCATTTTATTGATTGCTTTCCTATAAATACATTTTATAGTGCAGGTAAATTTGGTAAAGAGTCGCTTGATTTAATTAACGACTTATTTAATAAACATCAATATCTTCTTCTTACTGGAGGTTCAGGATTGTATATCCAAGCAGTTTGTGAAGGACTTGATGAAATGCCTGAAATATCTTTGGAGATTAGGGGCTACTTTAATAATAAATATAAAAAAGAGGGATTAAGTGCACTTGTTAAAGAATTATCTATACAAGATCCTGATTATTATAAAATAGTGGATTTAAATAATCCACAGCGTGTTATAAGAGCTCTTGAGGTTTGTATGGCTACTGGAAAACCTTATTCTCAATTTCGGTTACAAAAAAAGGAAGAGCATGTTAGGCCTTTTAAAATGATAAAAATAGGTTTGAACCTTGACCGTAATTTACTTTACCAACGTATTGACCAACGTGTAGATCAAATGATGGAACAAGGTTTATTAGAAGAAGTTAGGGCACTATATCCTTATAGAGATTGTAATGCTTTGCAAACTGTTGGATATCAAGAATTGTTTGGCTATTTGGATAAACGATATACCCTTGAAGAAGCCATTAGCTTAATTAAAAGAAATACTAGAAGGTATGCTAAAAGGCAGCTTACATGGTTTACAAGACAAACTGATATTAAGTGGTTTTCTCCTAATGAACTAGAAGCTATTATCGGTTATATACATGCTTTTACAGGAGATATAGGAATAAGTTAA